In the genome of Nitrospirota bacterium, the window CCAGAGGAGCACCGTCATCGGGAGTGCCGGTGATGAAGCAGATGCGGGGAGGCGCAAAGCTGCGTGCTGCTCTCGGCATCAGGGCACCTCTGACCGCTACTCCCCGGCGCTCCCGTTCTTGCTCCCGCCCTTTCCCGTCTCGTCGCCGTTCGCCGGAGCAGACATCCGCTCGACGAAATCGGTGGCGAAGTTCCCCTTGATGAAGTCGGGATGGTTCAGCACTTTCTTATGGAACGGAATGGTGGTCTTGATCCCCTCGATAATGAACTCGTCGAGGGCGCGCTTCATCTTCGCTATCGCCTCGTCCCTGTTCTTTGCATGGACGATCAGCTTGGCGATCATCGAGTCGTACTGGGAAGGCACGGTCCAGCCCGTATACCCTGCGGTATCGACACGGACACCCGGGCCGCCCGGCGGCAGGAAAAAGGTCAGCTTGCCCGGCGAGGGGATGAAGCGCTCCGGGTCTTCGGCGTTGATCCTGCACTCGATGGAGTGGCCGGAGGCCTTGATCTGGTTCTGCTTGAAGGTCAGCGGCACGCCGGCGGCAATCTTTATCTGCTCTTTGATGATATCGATGCCCGTCAGCTCTTCCGTCACCGGGTGCTCGACCTGGACCCGGGTATTCATCTCCATGAAGTAGACGTTCTGGTCCTGGTCGACGATGAACTCGATCGTCCCGGCATTCTTGTACTTGATCGCCTTGGCCGCTTTGATCGCGAATTCGCCGATCTTCTTCCGGAACTTCTCGGTCGCGATGGGCGACGGCGCCTCCTCGATCAGCTTCTGGTGCCGCCGCTGTACCGAGCAGTCGCGCTCGCCGAGGTGGATCACATTGCCCTTGCCGTCGGACAGTATCTGGACCTCCACATGCCGTATCGAGGGGAGGTATTTTTCGACATAGACTTCGCTGTTGCCGAAGGCGGTCAGGGACTCCCGCTGCGCCATATGGAACGCATGGGTAAGCTCTTCCTCCTCCCGCACGATGCGCATGCCGCGGCCCCCGCCGCCGGCAGACGCTTTAATGATGACCGGGAACCCTATCTTCTTCGCGATCTTCAGCGCCGCCTCTTCCGACTCGACCGGCCCGTCGCTGCCCGGCACCACCGGCACGCCGCGCCGTTTCATGATCTGCCGCGCCTTCGCCTTGTCTCCTCCCATACGCATATTTTCGGGCGACGGTCCGATGAAGGTGATGCCCGACGTTGCGCAGGCCTCGGCAAAGTGCGGGTTCTCGGAAAGAAACCCGTAGCCGGGATGGATCGCCTCCGAATCGGTGAGCTCCGCTGCGCTCAGGATGGCCGGTATGTTCAGATAGCTGTGCGTGGGGCTGGCAGGGCCGATGCAGACCGACTCGTCGGCGAGGCGGACATGGAGCGCCTCCCGCTCGATGTCGGAGAAGATGGTGACGGTCCGGATATCGAGCTCGCGGCAGGCGCGGATGATGCGCACGGCGATTTCGCCGCGGTTGGCAATGAGTATCTTCTTGAAGAGCTTCATCGTCTCTCCTGCGGCCTAGCTCACCGGATCGATAAGGAAGAGGGGCTCGCCGTACTCGACAGGATGCCCGTTCTCGACGAGCGCCCTGACGATAACGCCGTCGATATCGCTCTCGATCTCGTTCATCAGCTTCATCGCCTCGATGATGCAGATCACCTGCCCCTTCTTGACCTTGGTCCCCGGCTCGACAAACGGTCCTGCCTCGGGGGTCGGCGACCGGTAGAACGTTCCGACGATCGGCGAGGTGACGGTGAAGAGTCTTCCGTCGGCTTCAGGCTCTTCGGCCCGGGAGATCTCCTTTTTCTCGACCGGGGAGGGCTGGTGGACCTCGAGGTGGCCGAAGAACTTCTCCCGCCGTATCTTTACCTTGACCCCTTCCTTTTCGACCTGCAGCTCGGTAATATCTGTATCTTTCAAGAGACTCATCAACTCTTTCAGCTCTTCAAGCTCCATCTCGCTCCTCCGCTTCAGAAGTAGGGCCGCGCTCAGGTGGCGACCCCGTGCTGCTCAGGAAACCGCGCCGCCTCGG includes:
- the accB gene encoding acetyl-CoA carboxylase biotin carboxyl carrier protein, with the protein product MELEELKELMSLLKDTDITELQVEKEGVKVKIRREKFFGHLEVHQPSPVEKKEISRAEEPEADGRLFTVTSPIVGTFYRSPTPEAGPFVEPGTKVKKGQVICIIEAMKLMNEIESDIDGVIVRALVENGHPVEYGEPLFLIDPVS
- the accC gene encoding acetyl-CoA carboxylase biotin carboxylase subunit, translated to MKLFKKILIANRGEIAVRIIRACRELDIRTVTIFSDIEREALHVRLADESVCIGPASPTHSYLNIPAILSAAELTDSEAIHPGYGFLSENPHFAEACATSGITFIGPSPENMRMGGDKAKARQIMKRRGVPVVPGSDGPVESEEAALKIAKKIGFPVIIKASAGGGGRGMRIVREEEELTHAFHMAQRESLTAFGNSEVYVEKYLPSIRHVEVQILSDGKGNVIHLGERDCSVQRRHQKLIEEAPSPIATEKFRKKIGEFAIKAAKAIKYKNAGTIEFIVDQDQNVYFMEMNTRVQVEHPVTEELTGIDIIKEQIKIAAGVPLTFKQNQIKASGHSIECRINAEDPERFIPSPGKLTFFLPPGGPGVRVDTAGYTGWTVPSQYDSMIAKLIVHAKNRDEAIAKMKRALDEFIIEGIKTTIPFHKKVLNHPDFIKGNFATDFVERMSAPANGDETGKGGSKNGSAGE